The nucleotide sequence CGGCCCAGGTCACCGTTTCCGGTCCGGCGGAGGAAGTCAACCGGGTGGCTGCGGTGGTGGCGCAGGTGTCGGTAGACGGTGCAGATCACCCCGTCAAGGGCCGCGTCCCGGTGGCGGCGGTGGATTCGCAGGGGCAGTCGATCACCGGTTTACGGATTGAACCCGATAGTGTGGATCTGGCGGTGGCGGTGGACGCCCAAAGTAAGGTCGTGCCCGTAACCGTGGAATTACGTAATGCTCCCGCCGGAGACCTGGCTGTAGAGTCGTGGTCAGTGCAGCCGAGTAACGTAACAGTAACGGGTCCCCCCGATGTTTTGTCGAGGATCGACCAGGTGACGGGCACCGTCGACGTGTCGGGGATCACCGGGGACCGCACGTTTACCGTTCGTTTGAACGTTCCGGACGGAGTTCGGGCGATCCAACCCGAGACGATTCAAGTCGCTGTACATGTGGTGCCGGGGAAGACCACGAAGGCGGCCCGGGTTCCTGTTCGGGTGGTGGGGCTTGAACCCGGCGCTCAGGCGACGGTGAATCCCCCGGAGGTGAGCGTGACGATCAGCGGTTCCACCTCCCACATAACGGCCATGCAAACTTCTGATTTAACGGCGACAGTGGATGTGACGGGAAAGGGACCGGGAACTTATACAGTCCCCGTGGCGGTGAAGGCGCCCCCCTGGGCGACTTTGGATGACGTTCCGTCCGTTCAAGTGACGATCACCGCACCCCCACCCGCACAATCCGCGGGGGGCGGAAGTGGCTGAGGCCACTGCGGTTGGATGTAAACGAAGAGCAACAATCGATTGGTCGCCCGGCATTGGGCGGCATTTCTTTGAACTTCTGCCGCGCACACTCCCCG is from Kyrpidia tusciae DSM 2912 and encodes:
- a CDS encoding CdaR family protein codes for the protein MRKGGPMGRLARMWNRENAVPKLIAFVLAVLLWFVAGAGTTDTPSSVLAPSAKVVHGVAVQVLYDEGAVVPVGGQPQVDLTLRGTRLDLMSPLLGGIRAFVDARGLGAGVYELPVQLENVPSGILYDPVYATVRLERAASRQIQVTVRTTGTPKSGFAVGTMSSSPAQVTVSGPAEEVNRVAAVVAQVSVDGADHPVKGRVPVAAVDSQGQSITGLRIEPDSVDLAVAVDAQSKVVPVTVELRNAPAGDLAVESWSVQPSNVTVTGPPDVLSRIDQVTGTVDVSGITGDRTFTVRLNVPDGVRAIQPETIQVAVHVVPGKTTKAARVPVRVVGLEPGAQATVNPPEVSVTISGSTSHITAMQTSDLTATVDVTGKGPGTYTVPVAVKAPPWATLDDVPSVQVTITAPPPAQSAGGGSG